The genomic window TACTTCCTTTATTCAGTATTACCGGGGTGGATATTTTTTAAGGAAATTATTTATCCCCATTGCTGCTGCGTCCATACCGCTCGCGTTTATCGGCGGGATGATAACGGTGGAAGAAAATATTTACAAACGCATTTTGGGGGTACTCCTTTTATTTCCGGTGATCCGGTTTTTCTTTTTTAAAAATACGGAAGACCATGAGCTGAAAGAACAGAATGTCGCCGTAGCGGTGATTACCGGCGGTATCGTCGGATTATTGTCCGGGATGATCGGTATTGGGGGCGGAATTATCCTTTCCCCGATTTTGCTTCTTCTTAAATGGACCAACCAGAAACAGACGGCAGCCATCAGTGCAGCATTTATATTTGTCAATTCCCTTTCCGGACTGGGCGGAATGCTGACTCAGGGAATCAAATTTACCGATAATATGGTCATGTATGTAATCGTTGCTTTTACCGGAGGGCTTTTAGGAGCTTATCTGGGATCGAAAAAATTCAACCAGAATGTTCTGAAATATGTCCTGGCAACGGTCTTACTTATGGCTTCTTACAAACTCTTATTGACAAAAGCTTAACATGAGATATTTTGCAACCTTATTCGTATTTTTAGCGGTATTCCTGCAGGCACAGAAAACTTCCGTAGAAATTAAAGGAGCTGTCAATAAGCCGATAACATTTACTTACAACGACCTGAAAAAATATCCGGTTCATGAAGTGAAAAGCATCGACATCCTGAACCATAAAATGGAATTTAAGAAAAATCTGAAAAATCTAAGAGGGGTCCTGCTTAAAGATATTTTAAGTCAGGTAACTTTTAATACACCGACACCCAAAGAGCTGAGTACTTTATACCTGGTTTGTATGGCTGATGACGGATATAAAGTGGTCTATTCCTGGAACGAAATTTTCAATACGGAAGCCGGCGACCACATCATGCTGGTTACTGATGCAGATGGAACCTCGGCTTCCGGTTCGAAAGATGGGATTGTATTGATCACGCCGGGAGACCGCGCAACGGGAAGAAGATATGTTAAGAATCTTTCCGAAATTGTTGTAAAAAAAGTGGATTGATATGGAAGTGAAAGTCATAGCCTTCGGAAAGATTGCCGAAATTACGGGAAAGGAATTTTCCATCGCGGCATCTGATACAGAAGCATTAAAAGAACAGCTTGTGGTACAGTTTCCGCAGCTTGCGGATGTGAAATTTGCCGTTGCGGTAAATAAAAAAGTAACCGATGAAAATATGGCACTCAGCAATAATGATACAGTGGCATTGATGCCGCCTTATTCGGGAGGATAATATGGAAGAACAGAACGAAAGATATTCCCGGCATTTCAGCCTTTCCGGATTTGGAATAGCAGGGCAGGACAGACTTTTAAAGGCAAAGGTTCTTGTAATCGGTGCCGGAGGATTGGGCTGCCCGGTCCTGCAATACTTGGCGGCAGCGGGTGTAGGGAATATCGGGATTGCCGATCACGACTACATTTCGTTGAGCAATCTCCAAAGGCAGACCCTTTACACCACAGCAGAGATCGGAAAACCGAAAGCGATAACGGCAGCAAACAAACTTAGGGCTTTAAACCCTGAAATCACCATTACGGCGTATACTGAAGAAATAACTTCGTCCAATGCCTGGGATCTGATTTCAGCATATGATTTGGTGGTGGATGCTACGGATAATTTTGCCGCCCGATATCTCATCAGCGATACCTGTTATCTTTTGCAGAAGCCTTTGGTATTCGGTGCGATCTTTCAGTATGAAGGGCAGGTCGCGGTTTTCGGACATAATGATGGAGGGCAGTACATCAGCTACCGGGATCTTTTCCCGGAACCTCCGCGTCCGGGTGAGGTGCAGGACTGCAATGTGGCAGGAGTTTTGGGCGTTCTGCCGGGAATGATCGGGATGATGCAGGCCAACGAAGTCATTAAACTTATTACCGGGATCGGTGATGCATTGGCAGGTCGGCTCCTGACATTTAATATGCTCACTTATGAAACGGTGATCCTGGATTTATCCAAAAGAAAAGATTCGGAAAGACTGATTCCGACAGACCGAAAGGCACTTGAACAAACCGATTACCATTGGCTGTGCGGACTTTCAAATCCGGAAATTGAGGTCGTGACGCCGGACCGGTTTTTAAGCAACATAAAATCCGGCAGTTATACGGCCATTGACGTAAGGGAAGAAGGCGAGCTTCCTGTAGCGGATTTTCCCCATCTTCGTATCCCGCTATCCCGGTTGGAAGAATGTCTAACCGAAATTCCGGAAACAGAGATCATATTTTTCTGCCAGGGAGGAGCACGCAGCCTGAAAGCCGCAGAACTATTGATCCGGAACAGAAAAACACTACGGAAACCAAGCCACCTTGAAGGAGGAATAACAGCTTTAATACAAAAACAAAATGAAAAAAGAGATTAAAAATATATTCAGGGAAGGCGCGATCGATCCGCTGTTTATTTCAGAGAGTATTGCGAAACATTCCGCTAAAAAGAACATCGGTGCCCACGGTATTTTTCTTGGACAGATCCGGGAAGATGTAGTTGACGGAAAGTCTGTGGCAGCGATAGAATACACCGCTTATGAAGAAATGGCACTGGAAAAGATGCACATGATCCGCGAAGAGATTTTTGCTAAATATGACCTTACCTGTATGCATATTTACCACAGCCTGGGTATTGTAAAGGCCGGAGAAATCTGCCTGTTCGTATTTACATCGTCAAAACACAGGGTTGCTGCGATGGAAAGCTGCAACGAGCTGGTGGAACGTATCAAAAAAGAGCTTCCGGTCTGGGGCCGGGAAATTTTCGAAGACGATTCTCATCAGTGGAAAGTGAATCTGTAAATAGTTAATTAATTTAAAAGTATATTCTTTCAGTTTCGGCTTAAGGCTGGATTGATAGGCTGGAAGAAGGATGCGGGAGGCTGGAAGTTTACTTTGTCAACAAGACAACCTGTGATACTGAAATAAAAAGATGTCTCTTAAATAAAATTCCATTTGAAAATTAAATTCATCTGCCTGCTTTTACTTTATTAACTTGCTGAACATTAATAAATTTAAATTGGTTCTAAAAATTTTGAATATCAAGCTTAAACTTTAAACCCAAAACTTTAAACCTTGAACTCTGAACCCAAAAACTTTAAACTCTAAAAATGGTTAACATTACCCATAAATCATCGACGCTGCGCAAGGCGATCGCCACCGCCACCGTTAAAACTTCATCTCAGGCAACCATTGAAGCCGTTCAGCAGCGGACAGTCCCGAAAGGGGATATTTTTGAATTTTCCAGGGCTGCAGCCCTTTTTGGCGTAAAGAAAACCAGCGATGTAATCCCGGACTGCCATCCGCTGCCGGTAGAATATACAGCCGTAACTTATGAAATTCAAGATTTATCAATTATCATATCCGTAGAAGTTCATACCATCTACAAAACCGGAGTGGAAGTGGAAGCCATGCACGGTGCATCAGTGGCAGCCCTCGTTATGTACGATATGCTGAAACCCATCGACAAAAAAGTAGAGATCCAGAACATCAGGCTGCTGGAAAAGAAAGGCGGAAAATCCGATGATCAGAAATATATTTCCGAAAACTTAAAAGCTGCGGTTGTGGTATGTTCAGACAGTGTGCACAGTGGACAAAATGAAGACACTTCAGGAAAAGTGATTGTTCAGAAACTTGAGGAATACGGATTTAACGATGTCGAATATCTTGTTGTTCCGGATGAGGCGGAAGAAATTCAGCAGACCCTTGTATCATATAAAAATGAAGGAATAAAAATGGTTATTTTCACCGGAGGAACTGGGGTTTCACCAAGAGATGTAACGCCGGATGCGCTTCAATCCATGATCGACCGGCCGCTGCCGGGAATTATGGAAACCGCCAGAGCATATGGTCAGGAAAGAATCAAAACATCCATGCTATCCAGAGGCGTTGCAGGCTTCAGTGGCGAAACGCTGGTTTTAACCTTTCCCGGCTCTGAGAAAGGCGCCGCCGAATACATGCAGTCCCTCTTTCCGCAGGTTCTTCATGTGTTTGAGGTAAAGAAAGGAAATAGACACGAGTAGGGATGATTGATGATTGATGAATTTAATATTATAAATCAATGTGCTGATAAAGCATGATAATGATTTGTACGCTTCATCAGATCATCTTGCTGATCCTTTCTTTGCTTCCTAATTATGAGAAATAATCATAAGGCTTTGCGTTAAAAAAAATCACAGAAACAAATGTTTAGGGTTTCTGTTTTAACCAAGCTGAAATAAACTGGTATCTATTAAAATATAAAATTATGCTGCTAACATTTAAAGCTCAGTCAATCTTTCATCATCTTTAAATCTGATTAAGATTAACAGACGGAAAGAAATTTAGATCCATTCTTAATACTGGAATAATAAAGCTATCGGCTTCTTTTTTTAATTATATTTTTAATGAATTAAAATGATTTTAATCGTTGATAATCTGATTCTTATATTAAATAAAGGCCTTTGATTAAAACCATTTATGGAAATAGAATTCCATTCTTTTGAACCTGAGGCAATATTCAATACAGAGCCCTGCGATTTTCATATCCCATAACCTACCGTAATCCTGGATTCCGGTTCTTTTTTTGCATAACCATTTCAACACTAAACCTCAATATTATGCTTGATCAGAATAATCAATCCATTGCCTTAACGGTAAACGGACATCATCACAGGCTTGAGCTTAAGCCTTGGGTATCTCTTCTCGATGCCCTCAGACATACCCTCGACCTTACTGGTACCAAAAAAGGCTGCGATCACGGACAGTGTGGAGCATGCACCGTTTTGGTAGACGGTAAAAGAGTATTAAGCTGCCTGACGCTGGCGGTGATGAAAGACGGTTCCGAAATCACAACGATTGAAGGAATCGGCAATACCGACAATCTGCACCCGGTGCAGAAAGCATTCATCGAACACGATGCTTTCCAGTGCGGCTACTGTACGCCCGGGCAGATTTGCAGTGCCGTGGGTCTTCTCGAAGAAGGCAAAGCGGAAACCCGGGAAGACGTACAGGACCTGATGAGCGGAAACCTTTGCCGCTGCGGAGCCAACAGAGGAATTATCAATGCCATCATGGCGGTAAAAAACGAAGCAGAATGAATAATTTTTCCTATACCAAAACAAAAGAAGTAGCTGATGCTGCCCTGTTGCTGAAAGATAATCCCGGAAATAAAGCCATCGCCGGCGGAACCAATATCGTCGATCTGATGAAGTATTTTATTGTGGAAGCAGATACGCTGGTGGACATCAATGGAATTCCGGGAATGGATGAATTATCCGAAACGGAGAATGGCGGAGTCCGTTTGGGAGCTTTAATGACCAATGCGGCCACAGCTTACCATCCGGTCATTGAAGAAAAATACCCGCTGCTTTCCAAAACGATTTTAGCAGGTGCTTCGGCACAGATCCGGAATATGGCGACCAACGGCGGAAACCTGCTGCAGAAAACACGCTGTTATTATTTTTATGATCCTTATGTACCATGCAATAAGAGAGAACCCGGATCCGGATGTCCTGCGATCAAAGGATACAACCGGATGCATGCGATTTTGGGGCACTCCTCCGACTGTATCGCGGTATTCCCGTCGGATATGTGTGTCGCATTGGCTGCGCTGAATGCAACGGTTTTGGTAACCGGTCAGGATGGAGAAAGGCAGATTGCTTTTGAAGACTTTCACCGGCTACCGGGAAACACACCGGAAATTGACAATAACTTACAGAAAGGAGAAATTATAACCGGTATCGAGCTGCCGGACGAAGATTTTTCAAAAAATTACTCTTACCTGAAACTGAGAGACCGGAGTTCTTACGCTTTTGCCTTGGTTTCCGTAGCAACTGCGCTTACGATTGAAAATGATCTTATTGCCGAAGTAAGGATCGCACTGGGTGGGGTTTCCCATAAGCCATGGCGTTCTGCTGAGGCTGAAGAATATCTTAAAGGAAAAGCTCCGTCCAAAGAGCACTTTGCCCAGGCTGCAGATATCATTCTGGCAGAAGCCAAAGGATTTAAGCACAACCGTTTTAAAATTGATCTGGCCAAAAAAGCCATTGTAAGAAATGGGATGATGGCATTGGAACCTGAAAGCCAGAGACCGGGGGCAAAACCGTCCTTATAATCATTTATAAACACCAAACCTTGATTTATGAAAAATTTACCATCTATAGGACAACCCCATAACCGTCTGGAAGGAGCTCTGAAAGTAACGGGCACGGCAAAATATGCCGGAGATTACAATGTAGAAGGACTTTTATACGGCTACGTCGTCAACAGTACCGTCACCAAAGGAAAAATTAAAAGCATTGATACTTCCGAAGTAAAAAAGCTACCGGGCGTCGTTGAGGTTTTAACCCATGAAAACAGGCCTTCTACGGCATGGTTCGATTTCCAGTATGCCGATATGGATGCTCCCCCGGGAACGGTCTTTAAACCTTTAAAAGACAACGTCATCCGTTACAACGGGCAGCCGATCGCTTTGGTGATTGCCGAAACTTTTGAAATGGCAAGATATGCCGCTGTCAAAATTAAAATAGAATACGAAACGGAAGGCTTTGCCACAGAAATGGCCGCCAACCTCGAAGAAGCCCGTGATCCGAAAAAAGGGCTCGCTTCTTTACTGAAACCACCTCCGCCAAAACCGAAAGGCAATTTCGATACTGTTTATAAAGAGTCCTTTGTAAAAACGGACAGCCAATTCAGTCATGGGACGGAACATCATAATCCGATGGAGCTTTTTGCATCTACGGTAATTTATGAAGGCGAAGGCAAATTAAAGATTTACGATAAAACCCAGGGCACCATCAATTCCCAGATGTATGTAGCCAATGTTTTCGGGCTCAAAATGAAAAATGTCCAGGTCATTTCCCCATTTGTGGGCGGTGGCTTCGGTTCAGGGCTTCGACCACAGCATCAGCTGTTTATGGCAGTGATGGCTTCGCTGCATTTGAAAAGAAATGTCAGGGTAACGCTAGACCGCTCGCAGATGTACATGATCGGCCACCGTCCACCTACGTTGCAGCATACCAAATTTGGAGCAGATGAAAATGGAAAAGTCAATGCCATATTTCACGAAGCTACGGGCGAAACTTCTCAGTTTGAGGATTATGTGGAAATTGTGGTCAATTGGGCCAATATGCTGTATCCTGCAGAGAACACCCTGCTGAAACATAAGCTGGTGCCCATGGATGTGTACACGCCTCTGGATATGAGGGCACCCGGCGGAAGTACGGGAATGCACGCCGTTGAGGTGACCATGGATGAAATTGCCTATCAGTTGAACATCGATCCGGTAGAGCTGAGACTTATCAATTATTCGATGGTCGACCAAAGCAGCGAAAAGGAATATTCGAGCAAAGAACTGAAAGAATGTTATCTTCAGGGGGCCAAGCAATTCGGATGGGACCAGAGAAACCCGGTTCCGCGAAGTATGAAACGCGGAAATAAGCTGGTAGGATACGGAATGGCTACCGGAATCTGGGATGCGAACCGGATGTTGGGAAGGGCAGAAGCGATTCTTAATGCCGATGGAAAAGTTGAGATCCAGAGTGCGGTTACCGATATAGGCACCGGAACGTTTACAATCATGACGCAGATTGCAGCGGATGCGCTGGGACTATCCGTTGAAGAAGTTACCTTCTCTTATGCCGACAGCAAGATGCCCTTTGCCCCGATCCAGGGAGGATCTTTTACCACGGCGACTGTCGGACCGGCGGTGCAGGCGGCCTGTGAAGCTTTAAATAAAAAGCTGCTCAAGATCGCAAAGTCGATCGAAGGATCAGCTTTTGCCGAAGCGAAATTCAATGATGTCCTATTCAGGGACCGGTATATTGTAATGAAAAACGATCCTGGAAAAAAGATAAGTTACGATGACATTCTAAAGCAGAATGATAATACAGCAATCCGCACCAAAAATTCGGCAATGCCTAATCCGCTGACGTTCGGGAAAAAGGCGAGAGCGGTACACAGCGCTGTTTTTGTAGAGGTGGAAGTGGATGAAGAATTAGGTGTGATTGAAGTAAAGAGAGCCCTTACGGCCGTTGCTGCCGGAAGAATCATCAATCCTAAAACTGCCGAAAGCCAGGTATTGGGCGGTATGATCTGGGGAATCAGCAAAGCACTTCACGAAGAAACCATTACCGATCATGCGTTGGGTAAATATATGAATGATGATCTTGCGGAATACCATATTCCGGTTCATGCAGATATTCATGATCTTCAGGTATTATTTGTAAAAGAAGATGATCAGTTTATGAATGACCTGGGCGTGAAAGGAGTTGGTGAAATCGGTGGGGTAGGAATGCCGCCGGCAGTAACCAACGCGATTTATCACGCGACCGGCAAGAGAATTTATGACCTGCCGATCCACTTCGATTACCTTCTGGAATAACTTTTTCACTAAAAGTACAATCAATAGAAACGGGCTTCGGCACGTTTTTTTATGAGCGATATTAAAAAAGTTAATCTAATAAAAAACGCCCACAGATCGCAAAAATTTCACAGATGATAGGATGGCTTCGAGAGCTTCAGTCTGACAGTGCGTATGTAGCTAAGTTTGAATTAAAATAGCTCTTTGTTTAAGCAGAAGATAAATTCAGATTAATATTGGCGTTATGTCATCCTGAGGCTCTCGAAGGATTTTCGTAAAGGTATTGGTAAGGACTTAATGGCTTCAGCTACCGGATAATATGCCGTTTTATCATCCCCGCGGGGATTCATATGTAGCATTAAAGATGATCAGTAAAGCTTCGACTTCAATTTCTCCAGTGTAATAAAATTCTCTACTTTACCCTTTCCTGAACTGCTCCACTAATTCTGAAATTCTCTTGACGGCGATATCAATTTCTTCTTTTGTATTGTCCTTTCCGAGGCTGAACCTTATCGAGCATAATGCATCTTCGTCGCTTAATCCAAGGCTTTTGAGAACATGAGAAGGTTCGGTGGTTACCGACGAACAGGCAGAACCGCTGGAAACCGAAATATGCTGCAAAGCCATAATCAGCTGTTCTGAAAATACGTTTTTAAACAAAATATTGGACGTATTGAAAATCCGGTTTTCAACAGAACCGTTAACGGAAGTTCCTTCAATCTTCAGCAGTTCGCTTTCGAGATGATCGCGGAGTTTTTTTACATGGCTGGCATGTTGATCCATTATTTTTTTCGCGATCTCACAGGCTTTGGCCATACCGATAATTCCAGGGACATTCAATGTTCCGCTCCGCCTGTTTTTCTGCTGTCCGCCGCCGGTGATTCCGACAGTCAGGTGTTTTTTTATGGCATTGGAAATATACAGGGCACCGACGCCTTTCGGTCCGTAAAACTTATGCGCAGAAAAAGCCATCAGGTCAACTCCCAGATCGCGGACATTCACCGGGATTTTCCCTACCGCCTGGGTCGCATCGCACAACAGGAAAGCCCCTTTCGCGTGAGCCATTTCGCTGATTTTCTTAATGTCCTGAACAGTTCCGGTTTCATTATTCACCAGCATCACACTGACCAGAAGGGTCTTATCGGTGATGGTCTGTTCCAGAAGGTCCGGATCGGCCAATCCGTCGCGTCGAACAGGAAGAATAGAGCAGGATAAATTATTTTTACCGGCATGATCGGTTACCGTATCCAGGACGGCTTTGTGCTCCGTAGATAAAGTGATCAGGTGATTTCTTTCCCCGTTTGAAATCCCTCTTATAGCAAGATTGACAGATTCTGTGGCGCCTGATGTAAAGACCACTTCTTCAGGCTGGCTTCCGATAAGATCAGCGACCTGCCATGAAGCATTTTCAAGATGTTCATTGGCCGTAAGCCCTGCCAGATGGCTGCTGCCGGGATTTTCGTAACAGTCCGTAAAAAAGGGAAGCATGGCTTCCAGCACGTTTTTGTCAAGCCTGGTAGTGGCATTATGGTCAAGATAAATCTTAGGGGAAGTCATATCAATGAGAAAAGTTGAATTCGTTACATATAAATTTACGAAATCCTTTTGGAAGACCGGCTGGCAGCGGATGAAAAGTTGAATAAAGTTTTCATTTAAAAGTATACGCTTCCGGTTTCCGGCTGAACTTCAGCTTGCAGTCTTTACTGCAAAATCCGTATACCGAACCTTTGAACAGCGCCGTATCGCTTACGCCTTCTGAAACCATCATATCGCATACCGGATCTTTTTCATTGGCAAACGCAATTTGGCCGCTGTTAAAGGAATCTTTTGTCTTTTCCCGGGTACATGCCATGATAAACAGTCCTGTAAAAATCAGAATAATAAGGTTTTTCATACGAATATTTTTAATAATTCATTAAATGTAAACATCCTGCAAACCTGTTTATATGATTTCAGTTAGCTTTCTTGCAGATCATAAATGGTAACGAAGCAGTTTTCATCGAAACTACCATATCACTACCATATTTCACCATACTTTGATTATAATCAATAGTATTTTTAACCTTTCTCTCTATCTTCGGTGGTAAGAAATGTATATCAATATAACCAAACACAACATTGTATGGATCCAAAAGGAAAATTGTTAATTATAGGCGGCAATGAAGACAAAGAGGGAAACAAGGTTCCTATTCAGGATGACAATAAGGATTTTTCACCTTATCAGATACTCGGGCTTCTTGCCGCCAGCCATGACGACCGTATTGAAGTCATTACCTCAGCCAGCTCGGAGCCTGAAAGCCTGCGTGAAACCTACGCAAAGACCTTTGCCGAAATAGGTTATACCAATGTAGGCTTCATTCATCTTCTTAAAGAAAATGCGGATAAATATTATGATCGTTTATCCAATGCCAAAACCGTATTTTTTACAGGCGGCGACCAGAACAGAATCTGCAAAGAGATCAGAGAAACATCCGTTGCAGCCCTGCTTATGAAAAAGTACCTGAATGAAGAGGGTTTTATGATCGCAGGAACCAGTGCCGGAGCCATGTGCATGCCTGAACATATCATCTGCGACGCACTGGATGAAGAAGCTATCCTGGAAAATGACCTTACGATCGGCTCCGGATTAGGTTTTTTAAAAAACTGCATTGTGGACACTCATTTCGTGAACCGCGGACGAATCGGAAGGCTTGCTCATGCCGTAACCCTTCGGAGGGAATGTCTGGGAATCGGGCTGGGCGAAGACACCGCGCTGCTTATTGAAAACGGTAGCCATGCCGTTTGCAAAGGATCGGGAATGGTGATGGTGCTGAATCCGCGCCAGATACAACACACCAATTGCGGATCAGTTGAAAAAGGCCATCCCGTATTTGTCGATAATGTGATCCTGAGCATTCTTACGGACGGCTGCCGGATCAGCTTATCTTCGGGACAGCTTGAAAATATTCAGCAACCGGAAAGCAATGATAAGCATTGATTCCGTTTCACTTAAAATATTGAGACCATTATAATTGAAGCAAGTGTTTTATTTGATTATAGCACTGATAAACTAAAGCATAAATTAACCTGATAATTAACCTGCCAGAAGGATTTTGTGACCTTAATCATGAAATACTTTTTAGCAAATCCCTTTTTTTGCGGGAAAATGTAATATGAAAATTGTATTGTTGTTTTTTATGGTTTTCGGAAAGATACTAACGGCCCAGCTGCTGACCGTTAACAACCTCCGGCATCTAACTTCCGGCTCTCTTCAGAACCTGGATACCAAGCTTGCAGAACATTTTGATCTGGAAAGAAACCGGGAAATGGAAGATCCGAACAATCGGGTATATGCAACTGAAAATAAAACCCTCAGCCATTTTAAAGTATTGACGGTATTCACCAATGCACGGAACTGCATGGCACTTTCATTGGTTACCCATGACCGGGCGGAAGTCTACCATTTTCATGAAGACCTGCTGAAAGAAGGCTTTATCATCAGCGATTACCAAGATCAGCAGGGAAATTCAGGTAAAAAATATATCAGGGAAGACATTATTGTTACCATAAAAAATACAGGTACCGATATTCCTGCACACCAGGTCGTATGGCGATGCCGTCAGTAAACCAAGGGCTTTATAGCCAACTGGCTTTCAATATAAACAAAGAATATAAGTAATGCCTGTTATCATAAAATAATCATCCTGCGTGTGTTTATTTTGATGCAAAATATAATGATTATGATTAATGTATTATTCTTAATATTTTTAATTTCATTGCATAAGCATGATAATATTAGGTATTTTTTTTAATTTTACATAAAAATACAGTAATAATCACTCTATGATTATATCCGAAGAGATTTTATTTAAAAACGGAGCTATTCTGCAAGACTTTGCCGCAGAGGATGTTATTTTCCGGGAAAACACGGCTTCCCAATATTATTATCAGATAAAAACAGGGGTAGTGAAGCTTAATAATCTTTTTGAGGACGGTAAAGAATTCGTACACGGCTTTCCGTATGAAGGGCATTGTTTTGGCGAGGCTTATTTGCTTACCGAAAACCATTATGCCGTTAATGCCATCGCGGTTACCGACTGCACGGTGTTTAAACTTGATAAAGAATCTTACCTTAACCTGATCCATCACCAGCCGCAGATCTTTTTTAAAGTCAGCCGGTACAGTGCCGAACGCCTCCATTTCCGGTATCTTATCTCTTCGTTTTTGGCCATTCTCGATCCGCAGATCAAGATCCAGAAACTTTTAGACCACCTCAAAAGCTATTTCGGCTATCAGGAAAAATACAGCTTTTTGGTTCCCTTTACGAGATATCAGCTGGCTTCTCTCACCGGAATGCGGGTGGAGACCATGATCAGAACGGTTAAAAAAATGGAAAAGCTGAAAATTCTGAAGATTGATAACACGAAGATTTATTATTAAAATTTAAAATACTAAGGCAAATAACTAGGCTAAATCCTGCAGTCTTTGTTTTTAGATAGAACATCCGTAAAATTTTAGACGTCGTAATTTTTAAAAGTTTCAGCGTTTGAAAATCAGCATCTTATAAGCCATATTCAAACTGATGAATATCGTAACAACTTTGGTTTTTTTATGTATTTACCATAGCTTAAACGAATAATTGTTAATAAAATGCTACCACATCTAAAAATTAATTATACATTTGTACTATAAATATAAAAAATGAACAACACGATTATCATTATTGTCATTTCTATTATTATCGGATTTCCGGTGATGAGTAATGGCTCGTGATAATTATTGAAACAAGATAACACAAACCATTCTCATCGCGAGAATGGTTTTTTTTATGCCTGAAGTTTAAAAACATAATATAAAAAACAGTACTGATGTATTACAATGATGACAGTGTTCTCTTTTTTGATGGAGAGTATGTAAAAGCAAAAGACGCAAAAACCGATTTATACGGACAATCCTTACATTATGGCTATGCCGTGTTCGAAGGGATTAAATCTTATAAAACCGCCAATGGTGCCAGAATCTTTAAAGCAGAAGAACATTATGACAGGCTCAGAAAATCTGCGGAAGCCATGATGATGCCTTTCAGCTACTCGACGGAAGAAATGGTAGAAACAACGTATAAGCTTTTGGAAATGAATAACCTGGGAAAACGCTTATATCCGTCCGATTGTTATCTGTTCACCGAATATGGCACTCTCCAAAGGCCAGAAAAGCTACCTGGTGATCGAAGTATGGAACTGGGACAACGGGTATCTTGCTAACAAAATGAGGATTATGACGTCCTCTTTCCAGCGCCCGAATCCCAAAGCATTTAAAGTGGAGGCAAAAGTAAGCGGCCATTATGTAAATTCCATTCTGGCCTGTCAGGAAGCCAAAGACAAAGGTTTTGATGAAGCGTTGGTACTGG from Chryseobacterium sp. SORGH_AS_0447 includes these protein-coding regions:
- a CDS encoding molybdenum cofactor biosynthesis protein MoaE yields the protein MKKEIKNIFREGAIDPLFISESIAKHSAKKNIGAHGIFLGQIREDVVDGKSVAAIEYTAYEEMALEKMHMIREEIFAKYDLTCMHIYHSLGIVKAGEICLFVFTSSKHRVAAMESCNELVERIKKELPVWGREIFEDDSHQWKVNL
- a CDS encoding HesA/MoeB/ThiF family protein; this encodes MEEQNERYSRHFSLSGFGIAGQDRLLKAKVLVIGAGGLGCPVLQYLAAAGVGNIGIADHDYISLSNLQRQTLYTTAEIGKPKAITAANKLRALNPEITITAYTEEITSSNAWDLISAYDLVVDATDNFAARYLISDTCYLLQKPLVFGAIFQYEGQVAVFGHNDGGQYISYRDLFPEPPRPGEVQDCNVAGVLGVLPGMIGMMQANEVIKLITGIGDALAGRLLTFNMLTYETVILDLSKRKDSERLIPTDRKALEQTDYHWLCGLSNPEIEVVTPDRFLSNIKSGSYTAIDVREEGELPVADFPHLRIPLSRLEECLTEIPETEIIFFCQGGARSLKAAELLIRNRKTLRKPSHLEGGITALIQKQNEKRD
- the moaCB gene encoding bifunctional molybdenum cofactor biosynthesis protein MoaC/MoaB; its protein translation is MVNITHKSSTLRKAIATATVKTSSQATIEAVQQRTVPKGDIFEFSRAAALFGVKKTSDVIPDCHPLPVEYTAVTYEIQDLSIIISVEVHTIYKTGVEVEAMHGASVAALVMYDMLKPIDKKVEIQNIRLLEKKGGKSDDQKYISENLKAAVVVCSDSVHSGQNEDTSGKVIVQKLEEYGFNDVEYLVVPDEAEEIQQTLVSYKNEGIKMVIFTGGTGVSPRDVTPDALQSMIDRPLPGIMETARAYGQERIKTSMLSRGVAGFSGETLVLTFPGSEKGAAEYMQSLFPQVLHVFEVKKGNRHE
- a CDS encoding molybdopterin-binding protein; amino-acid sequence: MRYFATLFVFLAVFLQAQKTSVEIKGAVNKPITFTYNDLKKYPVHEVKSIDILNHKMEFKKNLKNLRGVLLKDILSQVTFNTPTPKELSTLYLVCMADDGYKVVYSWNEIFNTEAGDHIMLVTDADGTSASGSKDGIVLITPGDRATGRRYVKNLSEIVVKKVD
- a CDS encoding (2Fe-2S)-binding protein, with amino-acid sequence MLDQNNQSIALTVNGHHHRLELKPWVSLLDALRHTLDLTGTKKGCDHGQCGACTVLVDGKRVLSCLTLAVMKDGSEITTIEGIGNTDNLHPVQKAFIEHDAFQCGYCTPGQICSAVGLLEEGKAETREDVQDLMSGNLCRCGANRGIINAIMAVKNEAE
- a CDS encoding MoaD/ThiS family protein, giving the protein MEVKVIAFGKIAEITGKEFSIAASDTEALKEQLVVQFPQLADVKFAVAVNKKVTDENMALSNNDTVALMPPYSGG
- a CDS encoding sulfite exporter TauE/SafE family protein; this translates as MSVELFYAVLFVVAFFYAAVGHGGASGYLALMALYGVAPEEMKPTALVLNLFVSLTSFIQYYRGGYFLRKLFIPIAAASIPLAFIGGMITVEENIYKRILGVLLLFPVIRFFFFKNTEDHELKEQNVAVAVITGGIVGLLSGMIGIGGGIILSPILLLLKWTNQKQTAAISAAFIFVNSLSGLGGMLTQGIKFTDNMVMYVIVAFTGGLLGAYLGSKKFNQNVLKYVLATVLLMASYKLLLTKA
- a CDS encoding xanthine dehydrogenase family protein subunit M, which encodes MNNFSYTKTKEVADAALLLKDNPGNKAIAGGTNIVDLMKYFIVEADTLVDINGIPGMDELSETENGGVRLGALMTNAATAYHPVIEEKYPLLSKTILAGASAQIRNMATNGGNLLQKTRCYYFYDPYVPCNKREPGSGCPAIKGYNRMHAILGHSSDCIAVFPSDMCVALAALNATVLVTGQDGERQIAFEDFHRLPGNTPEIDNNLQKGEIITGIELPDEDFSKNYSYLKLRDRSSYAFALVSVATALTIENDLIAEVRIALGGVSHKPWRSAEAEEYLKGKAPSKEHFAQAADIILAEAKGFKHNRFKIDLAKKAIVRNGMMALEPESQRPGAKPSL